In the Paralichthys olivaceus isolate ysfri-2021 chromosome 17, ASM2471397v2, whole genome shotgun sequence genome, one interval contains:
- the gad2 gene encoding glutamate decarboxylase 2, with amino-acid sequence MASHGFWSLGGDNAGANTGSQSPSTPRAWCQAAAQKLSGGLGSKLCALLNVGEVEKAAEPGSAKQPPEATTGDCGCNKSCNCTKAAVGFSDLYSTDLLPAMDGDTKTMTFLQEVVDILLAYIVESFDRETKVIDFHYPNELLQMNNWELQGEPATLDDILISCRATLKYAIKTAHPRYFNQLSTGLDMVGLAADWLTSTANTNMFTYEVAPVFVLLEYVTLKKMREIIGWTDGRGDGIFSPGGAISNMYAMLLARFKMFPEVKEKGMSSVPRLVAFTSEHSHFSIKKGAAALGIGTESVICIKVDESGKLIPADLERRILEAKQKGFVPFFVSATAGTTVYGAFDPLIPISDICKKYNIWMHVDGAWGGSLLMSRRHRWKLDGVDRANSVTWNPHKMMSVPLQCSALLVREEGLMQNCNQMHACYLFQQDKQYDLSYDTGDKALQCGRHVDIFKLWLMWRAKGTIGFEAQIDKCLELSEYLYNKIKDREGYEMIFNGKPQHTNVCFWYLPPGIRYMEDKEERKKHLHKVAPVIKARMMEYGTTMVSYQPQGDKVNFFRMVISNPAATFEDIDFLIEEIERLGQDL; translated from the exons ATGGCATCACACGGTTTCTGGTCTCTTGGTGGAGATAATGCGGGGGCCAACACCGGGAGTCAGAGCCCCAGTACGC CCAGGGCTTGGTGCCAAGCGGCGGCCCAGAAATTATCCGGAGGACTTGGATCGAAATTATGTG CGCTGCTCAATGTCGGGGAGGTGGAGAAAGCCGCCGAGCCCGGCTCCGCCAAGCAGCCGCCGGAGGCGACTACAGGCGACTGCGGCTGCAACAAATCCTGCAACTGCACCAAAGCTGCCGTGGGCTTCTCCGACCTCTATTcaacag ACCTGTTACCTGCCATGGACGGGGACACCAAGACGATGACCTtcctgcaggaggtggtggatatTTTACTGGCCTACATCGTGGAGTCGTTCGACCGGGAAACGAAAGTGATCGACTTCCATTATCCCAacgagctgctgcagatgaacaACTGGGAGCTGCAGGGCGAGCCTGCGACTCTGGACGACATCCTGATCAGCTGCCGAGCCACACTTAAATACGCCATCAAGACAG CCCACCCCAGGTACTTCAATCAGCTCTCCACAGGATTAGACATGGTCGGACTGGCAGCCGATTGGCTCACATCCACCGCCAACACCAACAT GTTCACCTATGAGGTGGCTCCCGTCTTTGTGCTGCTGGAATACGTCACTCTGAAGAAGATGAGGGAAATCATTGGCTGGACTGACGGAAGAGGAGACGGCATTTTCTCTCCTG GTGGTGCTATTTCCAACATGTACGCCATGCTGTTGGCCCGCTTCAAGATGTTCCCTGAAGTGAAGGAGAAAGGAATGTCATCTGTTCCCCGACTGGTGGCCTTCACGTCTGAACAC AGCCACTTTTCCATCAAGAAAGGAGCAGCAGCTCTCGGCATCGGGACTGAAAGTGTGATCTGCATCAAAGTCGACGAGAG CGGTAAACTGATCCCAGCCGACCTTGAGAGGAGAATACTGGAGGCCAAACAGAAG GGTTTCGTACCTTTCTTTGTGAGCGCAACCGCTGGAACAACCGTATACGGAGCCTTTGACCCGCTCATCCCCATTTCTGACATCTGCAAGAAGTACAACATCTGGATGCATGTGGAC GGTGCATGGGGAGGAAGTCTGCTGATGTCCAGGAGACACAGGTGGAAGCTGGACGGAGTCGACAG AGCTAATTCAGTCACATGGAACCCACACAAAATGATGTCAGTCCCTCTGCAGTGTTCGGCCCTGCTGGTCAGAGAGGAG GGTTTGATGCAGAACTGCAACCAGATGCACGCCTGCTACTTGTTCCAGCAGGACAAACAGTACGACCTCTCCTACGACACCGGGGACAAGGCGCTGCAGTGTGGACGCCACGTGGACATCTTCAAGCTGTGGCTCATGTGGAGGGCCAAG GGCACCATCGGGTTCGAGGCTCAGATTGACAAGTGTCTGGAGCTGTCGGAGTATCTGTACAACAAGATCAAGGACAGAGAAGGATATGAGATGATCTTTAACGGGAAG CCTCAGCACACCAACGTCTGCTTCTGGTACCTCCCTCCTGGGATCCGCTACATGGAggacaaagaggagagaaagaaacactTGCACAAG GTGGCTCCGGTGATTAAAGCCCGGATGATGGAGTACGGGACGACCATGGTCAGTTACCAGCCACAAGGGGACAAGGTCAACTTTTTCCGCATGGTGATCTCAAACCCCGCCGCCACCTTCGAGGACATCGACTTTCTTATCGAGGAGATCGAACGACTCGGCCAAGATCTATAA
- the nell3 gene encoding uncharacterized protein nell3, translating into MVLLTSVLLLSWVSLHNTAQAAADFCRGTHCFGGDASDPRPCTGEHCPGGRSSRQPRQFNPTTQGRAAQIVASQHHAYPGSPRAASQAYPAAQPLRGRHGNISGGGGGGGGARMRAPEVLPLPAGCTDAGCAAPVKQFQPTNDTRDCRGIECRLPPRIRPKARAKSCVGEGCLAASEESVSSQRPPVHLSDRAAQFLGDFPEFGYSSSELGGAPLGVQLTCDIKPGENEVPSEDALILHLQLAKGQEKLVEALRAQQVVIRDLQQKLVDQQDALLSQQREILEQQRRMYEQMDVVKAQYSLLSDTVKQVSFQGLQGELQSYFESHLAGLQSQARSHLQKSYAVHKVDMDTKVMDVVGEANFPQPLLGCPSPCGPEEFCDFQRDPPQCEKCTMCPPGFFLISQCSSTADRMCQDRDECLELPNICGERVKCLNTPGGFRCLGVSEREVELGMCGHDYFYNQELQECQACSDCDGEPVSVPCTAVSDAVCSQSSESRLSQSWAANVAVPSARTTGTNIFQGLQLNIRGKESSDLLSNEAGQVTFLQHGLVWLDHNFALKHSCRNFLQVGMRLNGSQEEEGQDLSGVRIEQPDGKYFQGVSVSSGVEVEPNHTLTLLLKSPNQHCNQSKDLHVYDVTAPSLSLLWLSHDTGAVAMTAQMSLLVHYQTSYRPTFRMTSVSDPYMISLTHDSRGVRFTESGVVKFILQQALYSMGHTCIREGFSLIAYTNRNGTGVEATQAFKTGVNYRDTSITLSGAVSVDRGDTLSFEITSPSQCNIRYFGDSTGISMLSLIWIPSAVSSALTATVSRTGLPFGAVRNKPLLFQQISSDTPQVHLARSGAPSGRKNFIFHEKGTANVALNLKLIHSCNIVKLTLQQVAGPGQSGQAGPVAQQVSGYMPEGSEWASIGLRASFQVQNGTAVYVTLDCIRGRVNQITHEGGTNISILWVAV; encoded by the exons ATGGTTTTACTAacatcagtgctgctgctctcctggGTTTCGCTGCACAACACCGCGCAAGCTGCAGCAGATTTTTGCCGGGGGACGCACTGCTTCGGCGGGGACGCGAGCGATCCGAGACCGTGCACCGGAGAGCACTGTCCGGGGGGCAGATCCTCCAGGCAGCCGCGGCAATTCAACCCCACCACGCAGGGGAGAGCGGCGCAGATAGTGGCCAGCCAACATCACGCGTACCCGGGTTCTCCGAGAGCTGCGTCGCAAGCCTACCCGGCCGCGCAGCCTCTACGCGGGCGACACGGAAACATCagcggcggaggaggaggaggtggaggcgcACGGATGAGAGCGCCCGAGGTCCTCCCTCTACCTGCAGGGTGCACGGACGCGGGCTGCGCCGCTCCTGTCAAGCAATTTCAACCCACTAACGACACCCGAGACTGCAGAGGGATCGAGTGCAGACTGCCCCCGAGGATCCGGCCAAAAGCTCGGGCGAAGTCCTGTGTGGGTGAGGGCTGTCTGGCCGCTTCAGAGGAGAGCGTCTCCAGCCAGCGTCCTCCCGTGCATCTGTCCGACAGAGCCGCGCAGTTCCTGGGAGACTTCCCGGAGTTTGGATATTCTTCGTCGGAACTTGGCGGCGCGCCTCTGGGTGTCCAGCTCACATGTGACATCAAGCCAG GCGAGAATGAAGTCCCCTCAGAGGACGCCCTCATCCTGCACCTCCAGCTGGCCAAGGGGCAGGAGAAGCTGGTGGAGGCCCTGCGCGCCCAGCAGGTGGTCATCCGCGACCTGCAGCAGAAGCTCGTGGACCAACAGGACGCCCTTCTGTCCCAGCAGCGCGAAATCCTGGAGCAGCAGCGGCGCATGTACGAGCAGATGGACGTGGTGAAGGCCCAGTACAGCCTCCTCTCGGACACCGTCAAACAGGTGTCCTTCCAGGGCCTGCAGGGCGAGCTGCAGAGCTACTTTGAGAGCCACTTGGCGGGGCTGCAGAGCCAGGCCCGCAGCCACCTGCAGAAGTCCTACGCCGTCCACAAAGTGGACATGGACACGAAGGTGATGGACGTGGTCGGGGAGGCGAATTTCCCTCAACCTCTGCTGGGATGCCCTTCGCCCTGCGGACCAGAGGAGTTCTGTGATTTTCAGAGGGACCCGCCTCAGTGTGAGAAATGCACTATGTGTCCACCTGGCTTCTTCCTCATCTCACAGTGCTCATCCACTGCAGACCGCATGTGCCAG GACAGAGACGAATGCCTTGAGCTACCAAACATTTGTGGGGAGCGAGTGAAGTGCCTGAACACCCCAG GAGGCTTCAGGTGTCTGGGGGTGTCTGAGAGGGAAGTGGAGCTGGGCATGTGCGGCCACGACTACTTCTACaaccaggagctgcaggagtgCCAGGCCTGTTCGGACTGTGACGGAGAGCCTGTCTCTGTCCCGTGCACGGCCGTCAGCGACGCTGTGTGCAGCCAGAGTTCAGAGAGCCGACTCTCTCAGTCCTGGGCGGCGAACGTTGCAGTTCCGTCTGCTCGGACCACCGGCACCAACATCTTCCAGGGGCTTCAGCTGAACATCCGAGGGAAGGAGAGCAGCGATTTGCTTTCCAACGAAGCGGGGCAGGTGACCTTCCTGCAGCACGGCCTGGTGTGGTTGGATCATAACTTTGCATTAAAGCACAGCTGCAGGAACTTCCTCCAGGTTGGGATGAGGCTCAACGGcagccaggaggaggagggtcagGATCTCAGTGGCGTCCGCATCGAACAGCCCGATGGGAAGTACTTTCAGGGGGTGAGCGTCAGCAGCGGAGTCGAGGTTGAGCCTAATCACACCCTCACCCTCCTGCTGAAGAGTCCGAATCAACACTGCAACCAGAGCAAGGATCTTCATGTGTACGACGTCACCGCTCCCTCTTTGAGTCTCCTCTGGTTGTCTCATGATACCGGCGCTGTTGCCATGACAGCTCAGATGTCCCTGTTGGTCCACTACCAGACCAGCTACCGCCCGACGTTCCGTATGACCTCAGTGTCTGACCCGTACATGATCAGCCTGACCCACGACAGCCGCGGCGTGCGCTTCACAGAGAGCGGCGTGGTGAAGTTCATCCTCCAGCAGGCGCTGTACTCCATGGGCCACACCTGCATTCGAGAGGGTTTCTCCCTGATCGCTTACACTAACCGCAACGGGACGGGTGTGGAGGCGACGCAGGCCTTCAAGACAGGCGTCAACTACAGGGACACCTCCATCACCCTCTCTGGCGCCGTGAGCGTGGACAGGGGAGACACACTCAGCTTCGAGATCACGTCTCCCTCCCAGTGCAACATCCGTTATTTCGGGGACAGCACCGGCATCAGCATGCTGAGCCTCATCTGGATTCCTTCAGCTGTGTCGTCGGCTTTGACCGCTACCGTGTCCAGGACCGGTCTTCCCTTCGGAGCGGTGAGGAACAAACCGCTGCTGTTCCAGCAGATCAGCTCAGACACGCCGCAGGTTCACTTGGCCCGCTCAGGCGCGCCGAGCGGCCGGAAGAACTTTATATTCCACGAGAAAGGGACAGCGAACGTCGCGCTCAACCTGAAGCTGATCCACTCCTGTAACATAGTAAAACTCACGTTGCAGCAGGTGGCAGGCCCAGGTCAGAGTGGGCAGGCGGGTCCTGTGGCTCAGCAGGTGTCTGGATACATGCCTGAAGGCAGCGAGTGGGCCAGCATCGGGCTCAGGGCCTCATTTCAGGTGCAGAACGGCACAGCTGTGTACGTGACTCTGGACTGTATCCGTGGGCGTGTTAACCAGATAACACACGAGGGAGGCACTAACATCTCGATCCTCTGGGTGGCGGTGTGA